A genomic region of Lytechinus pictus isolate F3 Inbred chromosome 2, Lp3.0, whole genome shotgun sequence contains the following coding sequences:
- the LOC129253640 gene encoding transducin beta-like protein 2, with product MIRYARKDTYIEGKGGIVGEEQVQSVSRLVGSSTKTNEKKHKEKKPNQVTKKQTKSGNHGNKKSSQKAFTHPLLASSLKEHSHNVLDLDFSINGKYVASCSEDRTVRVWSVKEFKEKEHKCVRGNVEYDHATNIKFSPDCKSFITSITNGNCIRVFKLGKKEDSSAVQITPVLDFPKSRDQDILSIGVGSNASGSFIMVAYRDTTIQIWNTKGEVLASLDTHHMNNNYAAVSPCGRFVASCGFTPDVKVWEVMFTKGGDFSEVMRAMELKGHKASVYYFSFNLDSSRMATVSKDGTWKLWDTDVEYAKQQDPYLLLTGQYPHSGPCLIALSPDAYSVAIAQGTEIWLYSADGKQQEEHFQDVHSQSISKLGFDPSGKYLVSTGDRFIRIFHNIIGLKALVSDLEGKLKKTTSGAMKERLDFQIKSTSADIDAILNIKPPATPPAT from the exons ATGATCCGATATGCTAGGAAGGACACATACATTGAAGGCAAGGGTGGGATTGTTGGTGAGGAACAAGTCCAGAGTGTGAGCCGTCTTGTAGGTTCTTCTACAA aGACTAATGAGAAGAAACATAAAGAGAAGAAACCAAACCAAGTGACCAAGAAGCAAACAAAATCTGGTAACCATGGCAATAAGAAGTCCTCACAGAAGGCATTTACTCATCCTCTCCTAGCTTCCTCACTCAAGGAACACAGTCACAATGTTCTCGATCTGGATTTCAGTATCAATGGCAAATATGTTGCTTCGTGTTCTGAAG ATAGGACTGTTCGTGTTTGGAGTGTTAAAGAATTCAAAGAGAAAGAACACAA ATGTGTTAGAGGAAATGTGGAATACGATCATGCTACAAATATCAAGTTCAGTCCAGACTGCAA GTCTTTCATCACAAGTATCACCAATGGCAATTGCATTCGTGTTTTTAAACTTGGCAAAAAGGAAGACAGCTCAGCAGTTCAAATTACTCCTGTTCTTGACTTTCCCAAG AGTCGTGATCAAGATATATTGAGTATTGGCGTAGGGTCCAATGCATCAGGTAGCTTCATCATGGTGGCATACAGAGATACTACTATACAGATCTGGAATACAAAAG GAGAAGTACTGGCTTCACTGGATACTCATCACATGAACAACAATTATGCAGCTGTCTCCCCATGTGGTCGATTTGTAGCATCGTGTG GCTTTACACCAGATGTAAAGGTGTGGGAAGTGATGTTTACTAAAGGTGGTGATTTCAGTGAGGTTATGAGAGCAATGGAGTTGAAAGGTCATAAAGCAAGCGTCTATTACTTCTCTTTCAATCTTGACTCATCAAG AATGGCTACGGTGTCTAAAGATGGCACATGGAAACTATGGGATACAGATG TTGAGTATGCTAAGCAGCAGGATCCATACCTCCTCCTGACGGGTCAGTACCCCCACTCCGGCCCTTGCCTCATTGCTCTGTCTCCTGATGCCTACAGTGTAGCTATTGCTCAGGGCACCGAGATATGGCTGTACAGTGCCGATGGTAAACAACAAGAAGAGCACTTCCAAGATGTACATTCAC AGAGTATCTCCAAACTAGGCTTTGATCCCAGTGGGAAGTATCTTGTATCAACTGGTGACCGCTTCATTCGAATCTTCCACAACATCATTGGTTTAAAGGCACTTGTCTCTGATCTAGAAGGAAAACTCAAAAAGACAACGTCGGGAGCCATGAAGGAGAGACTCGACTTTCAGATCAAGTCAACCAG TGCTGATATTGATGCCATCTTGAATATAAAACCACCTGCAACTCCACCTGCGACATGA